In Centropristis striata isolate RG_2023a ecotype Rhode Island chromosome 1, C.striata_1.0, whole genome shotgun sequence, one DNA window encodes the following:
- the LOC131985820 gene encoding golgin subfamily A member 6-like protein 7: MGGQKRKYKHEASPPAEDDEVLGLKKALQSATKNNQNLASINTNLRKQVKEFTHRENSWVVEKLKFAKKNEITRTILCRKYAHAQDEIMRLEEELKAAETDKALMMKENENAWDDLEKMASRGEEIASQLKEMHDKCQEQQKEMKKKEEMIDSFRREMMDLLKEFTHTDEEQTQPEVQENQKKRPRRSARNIYGFHESSRIGIASI; this comes from the exons ATGGGCggacaaaagagaaaatacaag CATGAGGCCAGTCCACCAGCTGAGGATGATGAAGTGCTTGGTCTTAAAAAAGCTCTTCAGTCAGCtacaaaaaacaaccagaatCTGGCTTCAATAAACACCAACCTGAGGAAGCAGGTTAAGGAATTCACACACCGGGAGAACAGCTGGGTAGTGGAAAAGcttaaatttgcaaaaaaaaacgaaatcaCACGGACAATACTTTGTAGGAAATACGCCCACGCTCAAGATGAGATCATGAGGTTGGAGGAGGAGTTGAAGGCTGCAGAAACCGACAAAGCTTTAATGATGAAAGAGAATGAGAACGCCTGGGACGACCTGGAAAAGATGGCTTCCAGAGGTGAAGAGATAGCCTCACAGCTTAAAGAGATGCATGACAAGTGCCAGGAGCAGCAAAAGGAGATGAAGAAAAAGGAGGAGATGATCGACAGCTTCCGGAGGGAAATGATGGATCTTCTAAAGGAGTTTACACACACAGACGAGGAACAGACACAACCGGAGGTCCAGGAGAACCAGAAGAAGAGACCCAGAAG GAGCGCAAGAAATATCTACGGCTTTCATGAAAGCTCACGGATAGGCATTGCAAGCAtataa